Proteins found in one Candidatus Methylomirabilota bacterium genomic segment:
- a CDS encoding LLM class F420-dependent oxidoreductase, which yields MDYGVVMFPTEYSIAPDELGRALEERGFESVWFPEHTHIPASRRSPWPGGGELPREYWSAYDPFVALMAAAGATKRLKLGTGICLVIERDPITTAKEVATLDRLSGGRVLFGIGGGWNEEEMLNHGTEWKSRWRLLRERVLAMKAIWTQREASYHGDFVRFDRIWQDPKPLQKPHPPIIIGGDGATTFDRVIEFGDGWMPILRPHVNPVARIPELRERLKQAGRDPKSVPISIFFAPPKREVLEALASAGVERAIFGLPCEGRDGILPRLDVYAKAMLK from the coding sequence ATGGACTACGGCGTCGTCATGTTCCCGACCGAGTACTCGATCGCCCCCGACGAGCTGGGCCGCGCGCTTGAGGAGCGCGGCTTCGAGTCGGTGTGGTTCCCCGAGCACACCCATATCCCGGCGAGCCGCCGGAGCCCGTGGCCGGGCGGGGGCGAGCTACCGCGCGAGTACTGGTCCGCCTACGACCCCTTCGTGGCGTTGATGGCGGCGGCGGGCGCGACCAAGCGGCTCAAGCTCGGCACGGGAATCTGTCTCGTCATCGAGCGCGACCCCATCACTACCGCCAAGGAAGTCGCGACGCTCGATCGGCTCTCCGGTGGGCGCGTTTTGTTCGGGATCGGGGGCGGATGGAACGAGGAAGAGATGCTCAATCACGGCACGGAGTGGAAGTCGCGGTGGCGCCTTCTGCGGGAGCGGGTGCTGGCGATGAAGGCGATCTGGACCCAGCGCGAGGCGAGCTACCACGGCGACTTCGTCCGCTTCGACCGGATCTGGCAGGACCCGAAGCCGCTGCAGAAGCCGCACCCGCCCATCATCATCGGCGGCGATGGGGCGACGACGTTCGATCGGGTGATCGAGTTCGGCGATGGGTGGATGCCGATCCTCCGACCGCACGTGAATCCCGTGGCGCGCATTCCCGAGCTGCGCGAGCGGCTCAAGCAGGCGGGGCGCGATCCGAAGTCCGTCCCGATCTCCATTTTCTTCGCGCCGCCCAAGCGCGAGGTGCTGGAGGCTCTCGCCTCGGCGGGGGTGGAGCGCGCGATCTTCGGGCTGCCCTGCGAGGGGCGCGACGGCATCCTGCCCAGGCTCGATGTCTACGCCAAGGCGATGTTGAAGTAA
- a CDS encoding lytic transglycosylase domain-containing protein, which translates to MAFSVAVGRPIPRRAHARPARSRVRRRARPWRRALTLFLVAPLLIRLLVATAVILAVWWMVNWAYQVWRKPTELFFPVSGVLSKAPGETWRQYRGFFREHSTEVMTPDLLAALAQAEGAGNPVARTYWRWQLTLNPLAIYQPASSAVGMFQITDGTFQEARRLCIHDHRVIEDGAWYDVRACWFNSLYVRVLPSHAVELTAAHLDRAVQRTLERRRIAGATLRQKQDLAALIHLCGAGAGDGYARRGFRLAPGQHCGDHDARQYLASINALRKQFVRLASA; encoded by the coding sequence ATGGCCTTCTCGGTCGCCGTCGGCAGGCCGATTCCCCGTCGCGCCCATGCGCGGCCCGCGCGCTCGCGCGTCCGCCGGCGGGCCCGTCCCTGGCGCCGCGCCCTCACGCTGTTCTTGGTCGCGCCACTGCTGATCCGCCTGCTGGTGGCCACCGCCGTCATCCTGGCCGTGTGGTGGATGGTGAACTGGGCATATCAGGTGTGGCGCAAGCCGACAGAGCTCTTCTTCCCGGTGAGCGGCGTGCTCTCCAAAGCGCCGGGGGAGACGTGGCGCCAGTACCGCGGGTTCTTCCGCGAGCATTCCACCGAGGTGATGACGCCCGACCTTCTCGCCGCGCTCGCGCAGGCGGAAGGCGCCGGCAATCCCGTGGCGCGCACTTACTGGCGCTGGCAATTGACGCTGAACCCGCTGGCCATCTATCAGCCGGCCTCCAGTGCGGTGGGCATGTTCCAGATCACCGACGGGACATTCCAGGAGGCGCGCCGGCTCTGCATCCACGATCACCGCGTGATCGAGGACGGGGCGTGGTACGACGTCCGCGCGTGCTGGTTCAACAGCCTCTACGTCCGCGTGCTCCCGAGCCACGCGGTGGAGCTCACCGCCGCCCATCTGGATCGGGCCGTGCAGCGCACGCTGGAGCGGCGGCGGATCGCCGGGGCGACGCTCAGGCAGAAGCAGGACCTCGCCGCGCTGATCCACCTCTGCGGCGCGGGAGCGGGCGATGGCTATGCGCGCCGCGGGTTCCGCCTGGCTCCCGGCCAGCACTGCGGCGACCACGACGCGCGGCAATATCTCGCGTCGATCAACGCGCTCCGCAAGCAGTTCGTCCGCCTGGCCAGCGCCTAG
- a CDS encoding peroxiredoxin-like family protein, translating to MALSERLDAIREAAKTRIPPEARAVMERSVADLRDSGIMDRVAKVGQRAPDFTLPDHSGKDVRLSALLARGPVVLSFYRGRWUPYCNAELEALRQALPEIAAAGATLVVVSPQMARTPREAEEAAQMPFTMLRDFGNRVAEAYGIAFSLPDDLREIYQKFGIDLAKGNGDGSWRLPVPARFVIDRDGIIRAVDADPDYTHRPEPATAVAVLEKLAAA from the coding sequence ATGGCACTGAGCGAGCGGCTCGACGCGATCCGCGAGGCAGCCAAGACCCGCATCCCGCCCGAGGCCCGCGCCGTGATGGAGCGGAGCGTGGCCGATCTCCGCGACTCCGGCATCATGGACCGCGTCGCGAAGGTGGGGCAGCGGGCGCCCGACTTCACCCTGCCCGACCACTCGGGGAAGGACGTGCGCCTCTCGGCGCTGCTTGCCCGCGGCCCTGTTGTCCTGTCCTTCTACCGTGGGCGCTGGTGACCGTACTGCAACGCGGAGCTGGAAGCTCTGCGCCAGGCTCTCCCCGAGATCGCCGCCGCCGGCGCCACCCTCGTCGTCGTCTCGCCCCAGATGGCGCGGACGCCCCGTGAAGCCGAGGAAGCCGCCCAGATGCCGTTCACGATGCTGCGGGACTTCGGCAACCGCGTCGCGGAGGCCTACGGAATCGCCTTCAGTCTTCCCGACGATCTCCGCGAGATCTATCAGAAATTCGGCATCGATCTCGCGAAGGGTAATGGCGACGGCAGCTGGCGCCTTCCCGTCCCCGCCCGCTTCGTGATCGACCGAGACGGCATCATTCGAGCTGTCGACGCCGATCCCGACTACACGCACCGCCCGGAGCCGGCCACCGCCGTCGCGGTCCTCGAGAAGCTCGCCGCCGCCTAG
- a CDS encoding VOC family protein produces MQFQLRKIGHVVLNVIDLDRAVDFYTRVLGLQVSDQYPDSMVPGGMVFLRVNPDHHGVALVGGAAKAERSSLNHFAFEVGSLDEVFRARAWLRDHQVPIHFEGRRRAGCQIAIEFQDPDGNNLEIYWNIDQVGTEGAVRPASEWLPAKSLEDAVANPVKGQTLPRRD; encoded by the coding sequence ATGCAGTTCCAGCTCCGCAAGATCGGCCATGTCGTGCTAAATGTCATCGACCTCGACCGCGCCGTGGACTTCTACACGCGCGTGCTCGGTCTGCAGGTGAGCGATCAGTATCCCGACAGCATGGTGCCGGGTGGCATGGTGTTCCTCCGGGTGAATCCCGATCATCACGGGGTGGCGCTCGTCGGGGGCGCCGCCAAGGCCGAGCGGAGCAGCCTGAACCACTTCGCCTTCGAGGTCGGGTCGCTCGACGAGGTGTTCCGCGCCCGGGCGTGGCTGCGCGACCACCAAGTGCCGATCCACTTCGAGGGCCGCCGCCGGGCCGGCTGCCAGATCGCCATCGAGTTCCAGGATCCCGACGGCAACAATCTCGAGATCTACTGGAACATCGACCAGGTGGGCACCGAGGGCGCGGTGCGCCCCGCCAGCGAATGGCTGCCCGCCAAGAGCCTGGAGGACGCGGTCGCCAACCCGGTGAAGGGCCAGACCCTGCCCCGGCGCGACTGA